In one window of Sardina pilchardus chromosome 23, fSarPil1.1, whole genome shotgun sequence DNA:
- the LOC134071720 gene encoding putative nuclease HARBI1, with protein MDVLSDRAVQEKYRLPRATIRRLVTLVTPHIQRATRRNFALSPEVQLLAALRFYAVGSFLEVVGDGTGLSKASVSRSVAAVTPILLRHARTHIKMPTTRDEVRQAHQGFHAVAGIPRVIGVVDGTLIPILNPSLVDPCWISRKHYAAINTQVVVDHNGLITDIVARWPGGTHDSFIWANSAVGQKAGRGEFGRSVVLGDSGYPLRSYLVTPVTNPATPQEERFNEAHTRTRTRVERVFGTWKSRYRCLHRSSGGLRLSPRKCCQVIVVTAMLHNIAVSVGADEPPPVDDEEEHSEDEAPIPAPQNVRAVLHQAGAQTRQELVNLF; from the coding sequence ATGGACGTGCTGTCAGACAGGGCTGTCCAGGAGAAATACCGGCTGCCCCGTGCGACCATCCGACGGCTGGTCACTCTGGTGACTCCTCACATTCAGAGAGCAACCCGCCGTAATTTTGCTCTCAGCCCGGAGGTGCAGCTCCTGGCTGCTCTGCGTTTTTACGCAGTGGGGAGCTttctggaggtggtgggggacgGCACCGGTCTCAGCAAGGCGTCTGTGTCCCGGAGTGTGGCAGCTGTCACACCCATTCTCCTGCGCCATGCCCGGACGCACATTAAGATGCCCACCACACGGGACGAGGTCCGCCAGGCCCATCAGGGGTTCCACGCAGTGGCTGGGATCCCCCGGGTGATCGGTGTGGTGGACGGCACCCTCATTCCCATCCTCAATCCCTCCCTGGTGGATCCGTGCTGGATCAGCAGGAAGCACTACGCGGCCATCAACACTCAGGTGGTGGTGGACCACAACGGCCTCATTACTGACATCGTCGCCAGGTGGCCAGGAGGCACACACGACAGTTTCATTTGGGCCAACTCCGCTGTGGGGCAGAAGGCTGGCAGAGGAGAGTTTGGTCGGAGTGTCGTCCTAGGGGACAGTGGCTACCCTCTCCGGAGTTACCTCGTGACGCCGGTAACCAACCCAGCAACACCACAGGAGGAGAGGTTCAATGAGGCCCACACACGCACCAGGACGAGGGTTGAACGGGTGTTTGGCACGTGGAAGTCCCGCTACAGGTGCCTTCATCGTTCGTCGGGGGGGCTGCGCTTGTCTCCACGCAAGTGTTGCCAAGTGATTGTTGTCACCGCCATGCTGCACAACATCGCAGTGAGCGTTGGTGCAGATGAGCCGCCTCCTGTGGATGACGAGGAGGAACATTCAGAGGACGAAGCCCCGATCCCCGCCCCCCAGAATGTGCGAGCAGTGCTCCATCAGGCCGGTGCTCAGACCAGGCAGGAACTCGTCAACCTCTTCTGA